Part of the Acropora palmata chromosome 10, jaAcrPala1.3, whole genome shotgun sequence genome, ACACAAATATTTGAACAATGTATTTATAACCAACTTATCAACTACATTGAAAagcataaaattatttttcaattccAATTTGGGTTTAGAAAAGGGCATTCAACTACTCAAGCTATAACCCAAATTACAAATACCCTTAGGAAAGCCATTGACGATAATTTATACACATGTGGCGTATTCCTAGACTTCTCAGAAGCCTTTGATACCGTAAACCATACGATTTTGCTGAGTAAATTGGAAGCTTATGGGATAAGAGGGATTCTCTTAACATGGTTTCATAGCTATCTGtcaaacaggaaacaatatgTTGCGTTGGGTGACGTTAAATCCTCAGAGCAGACAATGTTATGTGGCATTCCGCAAGGGAGCACATTGAGACCTCTTTTGTTTCTATTGTACATAAACGATTTGCCAAATTGCTcagaaaaattgtttcaaaatctttGCAGATGATACCAATGTCTTCACTTCTGCAAGGGATTTAAAATCGCTCAAACGCTTAATGAACTCCGAactagcaaaaataaaaaaatggtgtGATATTAACAAGTTGTCAATCAATATGGCCAAAACAAACTTTATGATAATTAAATCTGCAAGGAAGAGAGACATGGAAATTAGTCTTAACATAAGCAACAGTGATGGCTCCTCCCACGTGTTGAAACGAAAGCAATGTATAAAATATCTAGGAGTCATGATTGACGAATCTTTAACTTGGAAGCATCACATCGCATTTGTTTGTTCGCGTATATCTCGAAATATCGGAATCATGTCGAAATTGAGGTATTATTTATCTATTCagcaattaaaacaaatctactataatttaatttaccCATACATCTCTTATAGTATTTTAGCATGGGGTAGTGTATACAATACACATATAAAGAAAATccaagtaaaacaaaaccataCGGTGcgattaatattttttgctaGAACATTTGGTAGAGAAACGGAGAGTGCCAAACCCTTGTTAAATTTACTAGACCTTCTGACAGTAGATAACATTTATCGTCtggaaatattgaaattctCGCATTCATGGCATAATGGCCGTCTTCCTGAAGTATTTGACAACACATTTCAATATGCTAGAAATATTCATAGATATAACACGAGATATACAGCCAAACAGaatttttataaatataaagtTAAAACTAATGTAGGAAAGCAATCAGTTTCTTATATGGCAATTGATATCTGGAAAGACCTTCCATCTTCTTTAAAAGACTTAAGTGTGTATGTATTTCCAAAGTATATAAAACGTTACCTCCTGTCAGAACAAAAACGGAACTAATTTTCTACTTAGCCAAGCTTGTAAATTAGTAAGTCATCTAACTATTgctgtaatttttcttttttttttcttataagtCCTTTAATTATTGCTCTAATTTGTATCTTATGATTACCTGCATTTTTTCATAACTTAAATTTGTACCTTATGATTacctgcattttttttcataacttaAATTGTACGGGGAGCTAACTAGAAAACCTATCGGTTCACTTAGCTCCCCAGCTCGAAATTTACGAGCtaactaaaagaaaagaaaaacaaaaatgctacCGAAACCTcattaagaatttcaaatcaaatgtaaaCGACAATATGAGCTGAATAAACATTATCATcatttgaaatagttttatCTTTCCGTGAAAAcgacattttcaatttaacctCCAGACTCAGTTGAGCGAGTCCCAATTGggttgaaaatcgaccattttcaTTCGATTCGCAAATCGCATTTATCGGGGGCAGAAAAATTGTAATACAACCAACTTATTgcttaacttttctttttccaaaaacctcattttcaaaaatattggATTAATCTAATTATTTCGCTTGTGCCGACCAGGTTAATGTGGTTGGTGGGAATAAGCGTTCAGCTAGAAGCAGATTATGTTATGCCTGTGGTCTAGATGGTCATTTTAGCTGAGAAGGGAGGTGTCCTGCACGTGTTCAAGCATGTCAAAGATGTGATGGTATTGGGCATTTCAGAGTTAGGTGTCCTCAAGTTGTGCAGCGAGGCAGTGGAGATTTGAGAGGAGCCACCAGTAGTGGTCGAAGTGGCCCTAGTCGTGGCTAGGGGAGACAGGGTAGGGCGAGGGGTCGACTTCAAAGTAAACCTGTTTAGCCAAGAGAAGTAAATCGGTTGGTTTGTGAAAGTGTTCGTCAACAACCCAGAAGTCCTGTCCAACAAAGTCCAGAGTGTGCGTTCTCGGTAGAACGGCATGGTGACCAAGCGATTGAAAAGAGTGGTTCAGTAACTTTGGTCGTTGGTGAAGTACATTTGGGAGAGGTCCTTATTGATTCTGGGGCTACTTGCAATGTGCTGAGTGAACCGACCTGGAATTTTCTTAAACAAAGAGGAATCAGGTGCGAGTCCCGCCAATCAGCTACAACCCTGTACGCTTACGGTGGCAAAGAACCTTTACCTACCCTTGGGACCTCTACAGCAGATGTTATGTTGGCTGGTGATGAAACTGGGTGCCGGGCCGATTTCGTGGTTGTTAAGGGCGACGGTTGTACGCTTCTTGGTCGTGGAACGGCGATGGACCTTGACATATTGTGCGTCGGTCCTGTTCAAGCAAATAGTGTCAGCGGAGGGCTAGACGGTGATATCCGCGGGAGATACAGTGCTTTGTTCAACGGCGTTGGGCTGTTAAAAGGTTGCGAGTTGAAATTGCACATTGACGATTCAGTGAAGCCAGTAGCTCAGCACGTGCGAAGAATTCCGTTCGGGTTGCGCGAAAAGGTGGACAAGAAACTTGACGAACTGCTGGAGCTTGACATTATTGAAGGGGTACCAGAGGGACCATTAGGATGGATATCTCCTCTCGTCGTTGTACCTAAGAGTGATGGTGCGTGGATATGCGTCGTTCCAATGAAGCAATCATTCGAGAACGCCACCCGATTCCAACAGTGAAGGAGCTTTTACAAGACCTAAATGGCAGTACTTTTTTCGGTAAGATTGACCTAAAGTGGGGTTTCCATCAGATTTTGCTCAGCCAGGAAAGTCGACACATAACCACTTTTGTCACACACCGAGGGCTCTATCGATACAAGCGGTTGATGTTTGGTATTACGTCGGCCCCCGAAAAATACCAGCAATTAAGTTATCCGTGATGTGTTGAGGGATGGGAAGGTGTTGCAAACATTGCTGACGATCTTGTTGTTCATGGTAAGGACGTAGAAGAGCATGATAGGCGTTTGTTCGCGGTGCTTGGTAGATTAAGTGAAGTTGGACTGACTGTGAATGGAGACAAGTGTGAGTTTAGGCTATCAAAGCTCAAGTTTTTCGGGCATGAGCTGTCAAGCGATGGCGTTGGTCCAAGTGAAGAGAAAATAGCCGCTATCAGAGATGAAAGATCTCCTAAAGACGCGAGCGAGGTTCGATCGTTTATGGGACTGGTTCAGTATTCTGCAAAGTTCATGCCCGACTTAGCTTCCATAGCAAGACCTATTCAAGATTTGGCCAGAAAAGGAGTTCCGTTTGTATGGGGTGCAGAACAGCAGAAAGCGTTTCAAGAACTGAAGCGTTAGATCACCCAGGCAGAAACACTGGCTTACTACCAAGTTGGCTGCAGAACCAGGATTGTCGCTAATGCTTCGCCAGTTGGCCTAGGAACAGTCGTTACCCTACAGCAGGGAGGTGTGTGGAGAGTAATTTCGTATGCGTCAAGGAGCCTGACTGACGTGGAGAGGCGCTATAGTCAGACAGAGAAAGAGGCTCTAGCCTTAGTCTGGGCGTGCGAAAGGTTCAGCATGTACGTGTCAGGTCAGAGTTTCGAGTTGGGGACAGATCGCAAGCCGCTGGAGCGCATCTACTCGCGCACATCAAAACCTTGTGCGCGAATTGAGAGATGGGTGTTACGTTTACAGGGCTATGATTTCAAGGTGGTCTATCGGCCAGGAAAGACGAACGTCAGAGATGCCTTGTCGAGACTAAACTCTGTAAAACAATCAGACAATGGTCAGGAATACGACTCTGTGCGAGCAATCGTCGAGAATTGCATACCCGTAGCCTTATCGGCAATAGAGATTGAAGAGGCTTCCTATAATGATGCAGAACTGAGCCAAGTCAAGGGTTGCGTGAGAACTGGAAACTGGGAACGTTGTACATCTCCTTCACATCCTCATATCAAGGACGAACTGTGTATTTATGGCAAAATTTTGCTTCGTGGATCTAGAATTGTAGTTCTGAAGATCTTACGGGACAAGGTTGTGAGGCTGTCGCACGAGGGGCATCAGGGCATCAGGGCATCGTTAAAACCAAGTATCGACTTCGCAGTAAAGTCTGGTGGCCGGGCATGGATAAGGAGGTTGAGCAGTTATGCAACGTCTGTCATGGCTGTCAGGTGACTTCTCGTTATGACCCACCAGAACGAATGTCCCGTGTTCTGCCGCCAAGTGCTCCCTGGCAGGACTGCAGCACGGATCTTCTTGGATCCCTGCCCAAAGGAGAGAGCATTTTGGTGCTTGTCGACTATTTCAGCAGATTCGTAGAGGtagccattttgaaatctacCACGAGTGTCAAGATCATCGAAGCCATTTCCCCTATGTTTGCCCGTTTTGGTGTACCGTTTTATTTACGAACAGACGACAGACCGCAATGTGTGTCAGGAGAATTCGAGGCATTTCTTCGTTTGCATGGTGTTGAACATCGTACGGCTACGCTGTTATGGCCAGCCGCTAACGGAGAAGTTTACAGATTGCACATCTGGAGAAGAAAAATTGGCGTTCAGAACTAATTTCGTGTTTGACTGCATACAGATCTACTCCACAAGTCACCACAGGTGCTACACCATTTTCTCTGATGTTTGGGCGAGAAATGCGGTCTAAACTGCCGGAACTGAGAAGAGAGACCGTTGACGTTTCGAGAGAAGCAACGCGTGAcacaggaaaggaaaggacTATGCAGAGGAGCAGAGAAGAGCTGTGCCCAGATCTCTTAGAGTCGGTGATGCAGTGCTTCTTAAAgttgagaaaacaaacaagttgtcAAGTAATTTATGTCCTTGTCCGTTTAAGGTTGTGCAGAAAACAGGCAGCGAGGCTACACTAAGGAACGAGAATGGTGTAGGGCTCAAGCGAAATTCTGCCTTGGTCAAAAAGTGCAATGAGCCTAAAAGTGCGTCTGTTGATGCTGGTCCTTCAAATGCTCACCAGGGAGAAATCCAGGAATCTACTCAGACAGAAACAAGGAAAGGAGGAGATGAGTGTGAACCACAAGTTCCAGACGTTTGTCAGGAAACTCTTCGAAGGTCCACACGTCAAGTCCGCAGGCCTTCTAGGTTTAAAGATTTCGTTTTTCATTGAGGGATTGAAAGACTGTTTCTCGTGCGTTTCAAAAACCTTTGTTAATGACTTTTACTTTAGAGGCAAAGATTGTTTCCCGTGTCTAGTTCAAAGATTGTATGTTTCGGTTAGGATCATCATTTTCCTATTGgtagttttcttttgttcgaTTCTTCCTTTTGCGAAATTATATTGTTGTAGGTATAAGATCTTAGTGCTCGAGGGAATGTAGTTTCGTAGCGTGAGTTATTGTTGGAATGTCGTTATTGTTGTCAATGGTTATTAGCTGTAGCGTGGTCGTACGGGAGTATTGTATTGTTGTTAAAGTATAAAAGCTAGGGCAATTTGTTCAAGTAGGGTGTGTGATGTAACCGTGTGCGAGATGTAATAAATGTTTTAAAGTTTGCTGGCGGATTTTGATATCGAGGTTCTACAAAGCTCTCAGCTGCTTTGAATTTGTTGGTGAGCATCGAAGTCCGTGGGCTGTAATAATAGGGAGCTCATGAACTCATGTATGAGTCAATCCCAGCTGCGCTCATCTCCTACTCGTGCTAAGCCCCGgaaatttgccttttttttcctatagAAGGCAAATTTACGGGGCGGGCGCACTAACCCGGCGGTGGGGACGAAAGTAGAGGGTAAACGCACCGTCCCTAAAACACCACTAAATTTGTGGCTTAATGTGAAATGCACGAATATTTTCTAGCACAGACGTCTTTCGTTATACTTATTATAgttcttgatttgaaatttccaaactttTAACCAATACTGTCAACTAGATTCTATGGGAAAAAATGGAAgttctatttgatcgattcgttTTATTTGGagaatagagaattttttggaCGATCCGACAAGTAGAATTgtctatctgccatttgcatctcattagcaacacttagaaatatttcacgatattctgggacccgggtggaagcttgtctatttgatcgatttgttctatttggcgaattGAGAATTTTTTGGACGATCCGCCAAGTAaagttttctatctgccatttgcgtctcattagcgacacttagaaatatttcacgatattgCTGGATccgggtggaagcttgtctatttgatcgattcgttctatttggcgaatgGAGAATTTTTGGGACGATCCGCCAAGTAGAATTgtctatctgccatttgcatctcattagcgacacttagaaatatttcacgatattgCTGGACCCGGGTGGAAGCTTGGCTATTTGATCGACTCGTTCTGtttggcgaatagagaaaTTTTTGGACGATCCGACAAGTAGTGTTTTCTATCCGACAATTGTATCTAACTAGTGAGACTAAATTCCACGATCGTTTAGAGAAACTTATGCACTATTCATAGTTCACCTATGTGCTATATTGTTGAACGATCAGACTATATTGAACGAATCTTACTTGAAACCCACTGACGCGATTATGACTAGTCAATTGCTTTAGATCGAAAGGTTTTCAGTCGTTACGGTTTTGGCGGGTCACGTTGAAAGCTTGGCCAGTCAAATGCAATCTTTTCCTTATATTATTGGTTGTCGGTGACATCTTTTAACTTCGATTTGGAAATATTCTGTGATATTTATTATTGCGGAAAGTTTGGCGATTTGATCGATTCACAAATTGCTCGAGTATTCACGATCTGACAAAGGAGCTAGATCAGTTAGAAATTGATCGATCACAGAGTTTCTGTTTATTGCTGTCGGTTTGCCACAATCCGGCGTTAGTTGAATGGTTTTGCTTAATGTTTGCTTACTCACAAATAGGAACGTGATAACATATCGTGAAGTTACTGTTAgtgttaataaaaaaaaaacgctatGGCTTATACGGCGGGCTGACCCGGTCATGGTTCTAAATAAACTATATGACTTAAGCAATGATCGAGACAATTTGTTTCAGCAGAATGTTGAATAGATCAGACAGCACATACCACAtctctttaaatttctttgtaatAGCTGATATGTTATATTCTTTACTCTCAGTTAAGTTGAACTAAAGAGTTATTTAAATGTGCAGTTCTTACAACGTACCCTAAAATAGCCAAGTTGAGATGGATGcttttgtttggaaataacttgaacaaatttacctataataattttattactgaaattatttataataacCATACAAGGGGTTACTACTATGGTAACCTGTAATTACCATGGAATAAACTTTCATGTGTATTTTTTGGTTTacttaaaaaatatttgttttcacgCCAATTGGTGGAGGTAAAAATAAGTTCCAGTATAAAAGGGCTTGCATTGTGTTATccttttattgcaagttttattcatatttgtaTTATATTGGTTATCACAAATTGTGTATAATATTAACTAAAGGCATTGTTATCTTTAGGAATTAGTATATTGTATATCTCCTTTAAGTATTGTAAATATCCAAGCAAATGCATTGCCAGGAACTAGAGGAAAAGCAGGTTattagaatttgaaaaatgcagtAACAATCACAAGAATTATTGATAGATACATGTAAATGCTCTAACCATAGAGGTGTTTAATATTGTTTACCAAAACAATGTCCTTGAATCCTCAATGTTCAACTGATATCTTATTGGTACAGAAACTTGACTAAAAAACTGTATGGGTGTGATAGCACTAAATAGTTTtccaaaactataaaataaacTACTGGTAACCAGGGTTTTCAATAACTCATAGAGAAAACCACTGGATTGTGGTAATGTATCTTACAGTCTCAATGACTGTATatattttcaagcttttaCAGCTCATATTGAACTTATAATAAGTGAAAAGTaagcaattcaaaatttgaaatgatagcTGGTTTTGAACAAACTCATGGCAGTTAAAGAAACTAATGATTTACCAGATTTTCTTTAGAGTTGAAGGTAAAAGAATTGTGTAATATAGCAGaatgttatcaattttttaatgtaaggtGGTGTGTGGCCTTATAATGAGAGatttgaaaaactgtcatAAACATCTGAAGTGTTTTGGCTCTACATTTTTACTGATACAGATTTGCTCTAAACTAATTTTTACAACAAGTAATTATCAGTTAGAAATATTGTGTTTCTCTGATGATACTCCTTTACATCTCCTTGGTTTTGTCTCAACTGAGGATGATGTTGTAATGGATGAAAAACGAGACAAGAGGAAAATTAACTGCGggacagaaaaaggaaaacacaaaagcaaaaaccacaGAACAGTAGGTACAACaatgttcaaaacaaaagttttaataataaatgcaGATACTGAAAAGGGATTATTTTATGGttttcaacaataacaaccCTTTTTAGGAAGTACCTAGAGCTCTAATCATCACATACTGTCAGCAAGGAAACAGATTAACTttcaagaaaaccaaaaattatgTATGTACCATGTGATAATTGATATTAAATGCCTGCAGCACCAAACTTTATGATTTacatatatgaaaaaaaaaaacctttaacaaatgcatattttttcaagtgaagtaAGAACAATTATGTAACAATTTTAGTTTGTAAAGAACTTGTTTCTTGACTGGCTgtttaatacttttttttttctgcaggaGTTCTTGTATTTGCAAAGCCATGTGGCATTGTTGATTGTTCGGCTTCGAAGGAAAATCACAAGTTTATGCACATGTGCACAACTTACTGAGCAATAAAGTTACGAAACACATAGTCAAACTAAAATGCATTGTATACAAATGGatattcataaaaaaatatagtttACTTAAACCAGAAGCccaaatgaaaagttaacaTATTGATTATAGTTTACACAAAtctaaaaaggtaaaataaccTTAAATAGAGTTAAAGGATTCTATAAATTCATGccatttatttctgttttgcagAACATTAACACTGAACTAGTCTGTGAGCAACGTTTCTCTTGGCTGTCTCGCTTTGCCCACATCACTAAACATATGAATCGCTGGAGATTCCTCTTTCTAATACTGTACATATTAGACTGTcacaataaaaatacaaacaacacaactcaataatgtaaaaattgctgttttaaagtaaatgtatttttgactgactttttaaaatttgtacaatatcaaaaatatatttgt contains:
- the LOC141895059 gene encoding uncharacterized protein LOC141895059; translation: MASKETLEQVKNLLKQELSPINAKLDGLTTKLSDIDSAVTFLSGKYDALLNQLKDTNRKINSHASDVAKVKENLKEIEKLAYSASSEVEQIAQYLRRDCLEITGIATNEECSAEAIININWQQRHGDQAIEKSGSVTLVVGEVHLGEVLIDSGATCNVLSEPTWNFLKQRGIRCESRQSATTLYAYGGKEPLPTLGTSTADVMLAGDETGCRADFVVVKGDGCTLLGRGTAMDLDILCVGPVQANSVSGGLDGDIRGRYSALFNGVGLLKGCELKLHIDDSVKPVAQHVRRIPFGLREKVDKKLDELLELDIIEGVPEGPLGWISPLVVVPKSDGVANIADDLVVHGKDVEEHDRRLFAVLGRLSEVGLTVNGDKCEFRLSKLKFFGHELSSDGVGPSEEKIAAIRDERSPKDASEVRSFMGLVQYSAKFMPDLASIARPIQDLARKGVPFVWGAEQQKAFQELKR